Proteins co-encoded in one Aspergillus flavus chromosome 2, complete sequence genomic window:
- a CDS encoding putative FG-GAP repeat protein, which yields MEAFNLHNFLSSLYILLPFVILANPVHAAPYQNRILETGSTFGAPDPYGPWQMIPSIPTEDLTYIKTTNTGTGRVEVHIASGSSGFRTRSLEVGTTFVSEDNGTWQLIDADGDGRPDLVYIKTRNTGTGRVEVHIASASSNYQTRILETGTTFYPEDNGVWQMADFDHDGKLDLVYIKTRNTGTGKVEVHVASGASNYQRRIQEVGTTFYPEDNGVWQMVDFDRDGKLDLAYIKTRNTGTGKVEVHIASGSSTYNTRVQEVGTTFYPESNGFWELSDFNHDGVLDLVYIKTQNTGTGSVEVHVASGKS from the coding sequence ATGGAGGCCTTCAATCTGCACaacttcctttcttccctctacATTCTTTTACCTTTTGTTATTCTCGCGAACCCAGTTCATGCGGCTCCTTATCAGAATCGTATTCTTGAGACCGGCAGTACTTTCGGTGCTCCGGATCCATATGGCCCATGGCAAATGATCCCCAGCATTCCCACCGAAGACCTGACCTACATCAAAACTACCAACACCGGAACTGGGAGGGTAGAAGTTCACATCGCCTCGGGTTCATCGGGATTCAGGACTCGCAGCCTTGAAGTCGGAACAACATTTGTCTCTGAGGATAACGGAACTTGGCAATTAATTGATGCAGACGGTGACGGCAGACCTGATCTTGTTTACATCAAAACTAGGAATACCGGAACCGGTAGGGTGGAGGTACACATTGCGTCCGCATCATCCAACTATCAGACACGTATCTTGGAAACGGGAACCACTTTTTACCCGGAGGATAATGGAGTTTGGCAGATGGCAGACTTCGATCACGATGGCAAACTCGATCTGGTTTATATCAAAACCCGTAATACGGGCACAGGGAAGGTCGAAGTGCACGTGGCTTCTGGAGCGTCAAACTACCAGAGGCGAATCCAGGAGGTCGGGACGACATTCTACCCAGAAGATAACGGCGTCTGGCAGATGGTCGACTTCGACAGGGATGGAAAATTGGACCTTGCTTACATCAAAACTCGGAATACGGGAACTGGAAAAGTCGAGGTGCATATTGCGTCTGGCTCGTCCACTTACAATACTCGCGTCCAGGAAGTCGGCACCACCTTCTATCCAGAGAGTAATGGGTTCTGGGAACTGAGTGACTTTAATCATGATGGTGTCCTGGATCTAGTGTATATCAAGACGCAAAACACCGGAACTGGTAGCGTTGAGGTCCATGTGGCGTCGGGGAAATCATAG
- a CDS encoding RNA polymerase I-specific transcription initiation factor Rrn7 encodes MEYTIRGVCGQEGCRETRYYLDNGLWFCRRGHQQEGRQVEEEPDDFGTQGKTNRVKKAVTEKGAKTYRGRQAYRLFLQVYQLILWKQCHALVQSRGFPAQLEHVVRDLWALRLETYLNKIQDSSDGGEIEFFSSQPTADQEEPDIVKFGGKHLQWPRLVDSVALCYLGALLMRLPVGIGDFHRMIMYGDIPYIRITRSIPREMRDKLPQEYLSIIETTRLLKAEHLHKAVLQLSLLYRHKFGVHFPALNLPPILYHYIRRLALPVDIYSAVKRLQVLLGFSFEFPKGLASRSRPHDLPEIQLITLIVISTKLLFPFDDLKRYPASAKEPTTQVIDWKHWAQAQRQFDSRETARGRIGKGNEILVDERDVFHMTPSQLDEYMNWYENNWLDNSKASNPLSDLFPVGPTGTDSREVAGPPDEDDEEAIGSMIRTVTQQLKPRKVITEDNSDVPRPGSSYVRYKMESDLPENARPFYETAAKVVGVSLSTLVRAVSHAEYKIMRWLEDQRRIELYGDASGIEFAKFDSSDDMGEQDMTDSDDSPSY; translated from the exons ATGGAGTATACTATCCGAGGGGTCTGTGGGCAGGAAGGGTGCCGTGAAACTCGGTATTATCTCGATAATGGGCTCTGGTTCTGCCGCCGGGGTCATCAACAAGAG GGCCGgcaagttgaagaagagcctgACGACTTTGGGACGCAAGGCAAGACGAATCGGGTGAAGAAGGCAGTGACCGAAAAGGGTGCAAAGA CGTATCGTGGCCGACAGGCCTACAGGCTCTTTCTGCAGGTGTATCAGTTGATCCTCTGGAAGCAGTGCCATGCCCTGGTACAAAGCCGAGGTTTTCCGGCGCAACTCGAG CATGTCGTCCGTGACTTGTGGGCTCTTCGTCTGGAAACCTACTTGAATAAGATACAGGATTCTTCTGACGGTGGTGAGATAGAGTTCTTCAGCTCACAGCCCACCGCAGATCAGGAGGAGCCAGATATCGTTAAGTTTGGAGGGAAGCATCTGCAATGGCCTCGACTCGTGGACTCCGTCGCCCTCTGCTACTTGGGGGCTTTATTAATGCGCCTTCCAGTCGGTATTGGGGACTTTCATCG GATGATCATGTACGGAGATATTCCTTATATTCGCATAACACGCTCAATCCCTCGTGAGATGAGAGATAAATTACCCCAGGAGTATCTCTCAATAATCGAGACAACG AGGTTGCTAAAAGCCGAGCATCTTCATAAGGCTGTTTTGCAATTGTCACTTCTTTATCGCCACAAATTTGGCGTACACTTCCCAGCTCTAAATCTGCCGCCGATACTATATCATTATATTAGGAGACTAGCTCTTCCGG TTGATATCTACTCCGCCGTGAAGAGACTGcaggttcttcttggtttttCCTTCGAATTCCCGAAAGGTCTTGCCAGCAGAAGTAGACCTCATGACCTACCTGAAATCCAATTGATCACCCTCATCGTTATATCTACCAAGTTACTTTTTCCCTTCGACGACCTTAAAAGATACCCTGCCTCGGCAAAGGAACCCACCACGCAAGTCATCGATTGGAAGCACTGGGCTCAAGCCCAGAGACAGTTTGATAGCCGAGAAACAGCCAGAGGCAGAATTGGCAAAGGCAATGAAATCCTAGTGGATGAGCGTGATGTGTTTCACATGACACCAAGTCAACTGGATGAGTACATGAATTGGTACGAGAATAACTGGCTCGACAATAGCAAAG CGTCAAATCCACTAAGCGATTTATTTCCCGTTGGGCCAACCGGCACGGACTCTCGAGAAGTAGCAGGTCCAccggatgaagatgatgaggaggctaTAGGCTCAATGATACGAACAGTTACACAACAACTCAAGCCTCGGAAAGTTATCACGGAGGATAACTCGGATGTCCCTCGACCAGGATCATCGTATGTGCGGTATAAAATGGAGTCTGATTTGCCCGAGAATGCACGACCTTTCTACGAAACGGCAGCAAAGGTGGTTGGAGTATCATTATCTACCCTCGTACGAGCTGTCTCCCATGCAGAATATAAGATTATGCGATGGCTGGAAGACCAGAGACGGATTGAGCTCTATGGAGATGCTTCAGGCATAGAGTTTGCGAAATTCGACAGCTCTGATGATATGGGTGAACAAGATATGACCGATTCGGATGACAGTCCTTCATATTAA
- a CDS encoding eukaryotic translation initiation factor eIF-5A (translation initiation factor 5A), with protein sequence MSDEQHGFETDAAGDAGASTTYPQQCSALRKNGHVVIKGRPCKIVDMSTSKTGKHGHAKVHLVALDIFTGKKLEDLSPSTHNMDVPVVKRTEYQLLDITDDGFLSLMKDDGDTKDDVKVPDSDVGTRIQNMFKEGKDVNVIVLTAMGEEVAMDCKEAPK encoded by the exons ATGTCTGACGAACAGCAC GGCTTCGAGACCGATGCCGCCGGTGATGCCGGTGCCTCTACCACCTACCCCCAGCAGTGCTCTGCTCTGAGGAAGAACGGTCACGTTGTCATCAAGGGCCGTCCTTGCAAGATCGTCGATATGTCTACCTCCAAGACCGGAAAGCACGGTCACGCTAAGGTTCACCTTGTCGCTCTCGACATCTTCACCGGCAAGAAGCTTGAAGATCTGTCCCCCTCCACCCACAACATGGACGTTCCCGTCGTCAAGCGCACGGAGTACCAGCTT CTTGATATCACCGACGATGGTTTCCTGTCCCTGATGAAGGATGATGGTGATACCAAGGACGACGTCAAGGTCCCCGACAGCGATGTCGGTACAAGGATTCAGAATATGTTCAAGGAGGGCAAGGACGTCA ACGTCATCGTCCTCACTGCCATGGGTGAGGAAGTCGCCATGGACTGCAAGGAAGCCCCCAAATAA
- a CDS encoding putative GARP complex subunit: MWLDRMSGHSTPSGPQIDSRSNSPLPRRPTSRLSPYAQNSRSQPSRPGSSLSNLLTPSDSTTSLSATQRADDTALKQFPAKARPSNVADPLDVLNDIIGKRKEKLAGAESPVLSSTLKTKPSQLVAGIDFGGLSLEEFVTKPDEPRRAKYSDVGAQTIQQFEKERDKFQDLHSAITGCDDVSRSVEKYLNDFQTELGAVSAEIETLQTRSIQLNAMLANRRNVEQLLGPAVEEISISPNAVRLIVEGPIDENWVKALNEIESRAATIEAKVTSPSSAKSVEDVRPLLSDIKKKAVERIRDYLVSQIRALRSPNINAQIIQQQRLVKFKDLYSYLCKAHPTLAGEITQAYINTMRWYYLSHFTRYLQALEKIKVYPSDRNEVLGGDPSAPKSGNFVPGGRAGAAAHDPFSLGRRIEILRTGNHMAISSYVAEEDTSFHGIEVPFRNFNLALMDNVSAEYSFMTEMFSTLSFQQISRKATEIFDPVFALGQGLTKRLVEHTTDSLGVLICVRLNQQAAFELQRRKVPVADAYINGVNIRLWPRFQVIMDLHCESLKRVASHTGRSAVSALSLAGGDDLNQSSAPHFLTQRFGQLLHGILVLSSEAGDDEPVSNSLSRLAAEFDSLLAKLSRIGGDAKRRERFLFNNYSLILTIISDTHGKLATEQKRHLDDMLKSVGKRG; the protein is encoded by the exons ATGTGGCTTGACCGCATGTCCGGTCATTCGACCCCCTCAGGACCTCAAATTGATAGTCGCAGCAATTCCCCCCTTCCTCGACGGCCCACTTCTCGTCTGTCTCCCTATGCACAGAATAGTCGTTCTCAGCCCAGTCGACCTGGATCGTCATTGTCCAACTTACTCACTCCTAGCGACTCTACTACTTCTCTTTCCGCCACTCAACGTGCCGACGACACGGCTTTGAAACAGTTCCCTGCGAAGGCTCGGCCATCTAACGTCGCGGATCCACTTGATGTGCTAAATGATATTATTGGAAAGCGGAAGGAAAAGCTGGCGGGAGCAGAATCGCCTGTTCTATCTTCTACACTTAAAACAAAACCGTCGCAGCTGGTGGCGGGAATCGACTTTGGAGGTCTTAGCCTCGAGGAGTTTGTCACGAAACCCGATGAGCCGAGGAGGGCTAAATATAGCGACGTTGGCGCGCAAACAATCCAACAAttcgagaaggaaagagataaATTCCAGGATCTGCATTCGGCTATCACAGGCTGTGACGATGTTTCTAGGTCGGTAGAGAAGTACCTGAATGACTTTCAGACTGAACTCGGTGCAGTTTCAGCGGAGATAGAGACCCTCCAGACTCGATCCATACAGCTGAATGCAATGTTGGCTAATCGACGCAATGTAGAACAACTTCTGGGGCCCGCTGTGGAGGAGATTTCCATCTCTCCAAACGCTGTCCGACTAATTGTAGAGGGACCGATTGATGAGAATTGGGTCAAAGCGCTGAATGAGATCGAGAGCCGGGCAGCCACTATAGAAGCCAAAGTTACTAGCCCTAGTAGCGCTAAGTCGGTCGAGGACGTTCGCCCACTTCTGAGtgatatcaagaaaaaaGCAGTTGAAAGGATCCGGGACTATTTGGTCTCACAGATCAGAGCCTTGCGGTCCCCAAATATCAACGCTCAGATTATCCAACAGCAGCGCTTGGTAAAATTCAAGGATTTGTATAGCTACCTGTGCAAAGCACATCCAACCCTTGCGGGGGAGATCACGCAGGCTTACATCAACACGATGCGGTGGTATTACCTATCTCATTTTACCCGCTATCTGCAAGCGCTTGAAAAGATCAAAGTGTACCCTAGCGATCGGAATGAAGTGCTAGGAGGAGATCCCTCGGCTCCAAAATCAG GAAACTTCGTCCCTGGTGGGCGGGCTGGTGCCGCGGCGCATGACCCATTCTCGCTAGGAAGGAGAATTGAAATCTTGCGCACTGGCAATCACATGGCCATATCTTCATACGTAGCAGAGGAGGACACTTCTTTCCATGGAATTGAGGTTCCGTTCCGAAACTTCAACCTGGCCTTGATGGACAATGTCTCGGCTGAATACTCCTTCATGACGGAGATGTTCTCCACCTTGTCCTTCCAGCAGATATCCCGCAAAGCTACCGAAATATTCGACCCGGTCTTTGCTCTTGGTCAAGGATTGACCAAGCGATTAGTCGAGCACACGACCGACTCTCTAGGAGTCCTGATTTGCGTACGATTGAATCAGCAGGCCGCTTTTGAACTCCAACGGCGGAAAGTACCCGTTGCTGACGCGTACATCAATGGTGTAAACATACGGCTCTGGCCTAGGTTCCAGGTGATCATGGACCTTCACTGCGAGTCTTTAAAGCGGGTAGCTTCGCACACGGGTCGAAGTGCTGTATCCGCCCTATCTCTGGCTGGTGGGGATGACTTGAACCAATCCTCAGCGCCCCACTTCCTTACGCAGAGGTTTGGTCAGCTGTTGCATGGAATTTTAGTGCTGAGTAGTGAAGCTGGAGACGACGAGCCGGTGTCTAACAGTTTGTCGCGGTTAGCAGCCGAGTTTGATAGCCTTTTGGCGAAGCTGAGCAGGATTGGCGGCGATGCGAAAAGACGGGAAagatttctatttaataattattctttgaTTTTGACTATCATCAGC GATACCCATGGCAAGTTAGCGACTGAACAGAAACGG CATTTGGACGACATGTTAAAGAGTGTTGGAAAGCGTGGTTAG
- a CDS encoding putative FAD dependent oxidoreductase, with amino-acid sequence MAMRTSLSISRKFLHPRRGFSSSRPANADVTHAVIGAGVVGLAVARELASREGTSTILLERHDAPGTETSSRNSEVIHAGLYYGVDTLKTKLCIKGKEMVYDLCARNGLPHRNTKKWIVAQTEEQWAAALKTHEHAQKIGVPTRLIGRAEAQALEPEVQALAGIVESPTTGIVDSHSLMTYLQGDFEDRGGDCAFLTNVTGIEALNGGKNGYRITAVTSDGTETSITAETLVNSAGNYACYINNMVLPPERHRTPYYAKGTYFSYAASFPKTSVLVYPATLPGHGGLGTHLTLDLGGRIRFGPDVEWVDDPNDLVPSPARLQQALREIKTYLPNVDPEAISLDYCGIRPKLERGGAVNTGKGFQDFIIQEEEGFPGFINLLGIESPGLTSSLAIGEMVKGLLYGRK; translated from the exons ATGGCCATGCGCACAAGTCTCTCGATTTCGAGGAAATTCCTCCACCCGCGGCGCGGCTTCTCCAGCTCGCGACCAGCCAATGCAGATGTCACACATGCG GTCATTGGTGCGGGGGTCGTCGGTCTCGCAGTAGCCCGGGAATTGGCATCGCGAGAGGGCACGTCAACAATTCTTCTAGAGAGACACGATGCGCCAGGCACGGAGACGAGTAGTCGCAATTCGGAG GTCATCCATGCCGGGTTATACTACGGAGTCGATACCTTGAAGACCAAGCTCTGCatcaaaggaaaagagatggTGTACGATCTATGCGCGCGGAACGGACTCCCTCACCGCAACACCAAGAAATGGATCGTAGCGCAGACAGAAGAGCAATGGGCCGCAGCGCTCAAGACCCACGAGCATGCACAGAAGATAGGCGTACCGACGCGACTCATCGGTCGCGCAGAGGCTCAGGCTCTCGAACCTGAGGTCCAGGCTCTCGCAGGGATCGTCGAGAGTCCGACCACGGGGATTGTAGACAGCCACTCCCTGATGACCTATCTACAGGGCGACTTCGAGGACCGCGGCGGCGACTGTGCGTTTCTCACGAATGTAACGGGAATTGAGGCGTTGAATGGAGGAAAGAACGGATACCGGATCACGGCTGTGACGAGCGACGGCACAGAGACGTCCATCACAGCCGAGACGCTGGTCAACAGCGCCGGGAACTACGCTTGCTATATCAATAACATGGTCCTCCCACCCGAGCGACACCGTACCCCGTACTACGCGAAAGGAACATACTTTTCGTACGCGGCGTCGTTCCCGAAAACCTCCGTGCTGGTCTATCCAGCCACACTGCCCGGCCACGGCGGCCTAGGCACCCATCTGACTCTAGACCTCGGAGGCCGCATACGATTCGGCCCCGACGTGGAATGGGTGGATGATCCGAATGACCTCGTGCCCAGTCCCGCCCGGTTGCAGCAGGCGCTCCGGGAGATCAAGACCTATTTACCCAACGTGGACCCCGAGGCGATCAGTCTAGACTACTGTGGGATCCGACCCAAGCTGGAACGCGGTGGGGCCGTGAACACAGGCAAAGGGTTCCAGGATTTTATCAtccaggaagaggaaggctTCCCTGGGTTCATTAACCTGCTTGGAATTGAGAGCCCAGGGCTGACGAGTTCGTTGGCGATCGGGGAAATGGTGAAGGGTCTTCTGTATGGGAGGAAATGA
- a CDS encoding C2H2 type zinc finger domain protein — protein MVIKKCNICDRRFKKTEHFKRHERSHTKEKPYECNVCHKRFSRSDVLSRHAKGHNGPAAHSTTKALDQQPPASSAQDSHYQPSNIPDNGQQFFPNVDAGVYSNSIHTQAVGPRDIPTTAAAGLPSSLDFLADVSSHHARTEPDANSMLVADQQTYFEEPTVYQPSYRGPVFDPMPNDSLQLWLNPSDATSYPGSLDFGHDSNIGLIEENVGTSTTQRPQRHDGPSTDTDDTKAGATIPNDRFAKVQNCWLGPSNSTGRLINGIWREVAYGSIDNIFAAHSGQSSSSPPVLLQKSRYGLDEDCRRHLHATFGYMRLYSQRNRTSSAPPAYDSALIALAQFPPAEILDMALDLYFRNFHPLVPFIHVPTFSARNTSPLVLYVMCLIGMTFLGTQGTASFVSKNFTFVLEKLTAELAMCSVGTESSGNAMSAFAAAALFLNLAALTGEKGHIEKSQMLYVNLISVAQRHGLFSATEGQLLDKSMFESITDNVLRWKAWSKVESVKRLIIALLVLDAWLSSFLSTSPIIVSDNIQLILPCSEVLFEAKDPTQWVQLIRGGQCMLMPSVLSPSENVEIAPLDSRVDNLGLYAVLSMVQLKLSESYHRLLSNRASYPFAPCHTYAMDGRARCLSTLQIQIASKYGYIQGRLDPNASILWHNMCMNLTADIQIFELAAGRAGPGPARMALNDIAAWSQTPAARRACLHAAHVYKIMIHRKASDHITFHSVFSLFTAALVLGLYIYMVPSSTEPQTGGTPIDILDDIDWNSLCGEGFTSFMEPNGAQSCTESDEAAVNFIRNGGTVYFRGVPFQSGYNSARRILLDYAGLLKDTGKWSVRKFSHVLYIMSDVLMDMD, from the exons ATGGTTATCAAGAAGTGCAACATCTGTGACCGTCGCTTCAAAAAGACAGAGCACTTCAAGCGCCATGAACGGTCCC ATACCAAAGAAAAGCCCTACGAATGCAATGTCTGCCACAAACGGTTCTCTCGAAG CGATGTTTTAAGCCGTCATGCTAAGGGCCATAATGGTCCAGCTGCGCACTCAACCACCAAGGCACTCGACCAACAGCCCCCGGCATCATCGGCCCAGGACTCCCATTATCAACCGTCCAATATCCCTGACAATGGTCAACAATTCTTTCCTAATGTGGACGCCGGCGTTTATTCTAATTCAATCCACACGCAAGCGGTAGGGCCTCGCGACATACCCACCACTGCGGCAGCAGGTCTCCCATCATCACTGGACTTTCTGGCGGACGTCTCGTCCCATCATGCGCGCACCGAGCCGGATGCCAATTCAATGCTTGTGGCTGACCAACAAACGTATTTCGAGGAACCAACGGTATACCAACCGTCCTACAGAGGGCCTGTATTTGATCCTATGCCAAATGATTCGCTCCAGCTGTGGCTGAACCCTTCTGATGCAACTTCATATCCTGGTTCTTTGGATTTTGGGCATGACTCTAATATCGGTCTGATTGAGGAGAACGTGGGAACCTCCACGACACAGCGCCCCCAGCGACATGACGGGCCCTCTACTGATACAGACGATACAAAAGCCGGTGCAACTATTCCGAATGATAGATTTGCCAAAGTTCAGAACTGTTGGCTGGGTCCATCGAATAGCACCGGGCGCCTCATCAATGGTATCTGGCGGGAGGTGGCGTACGGCAGCATAGACAATATCTTTGCGGCGCACTCTGGGCAATCATCAAGTAGTCCGCCTGTATTACTGCAGAAGTCAAGATATGGTCTTGATGAGGATTGCAGAAGACACCTTCATGCCACGTTTGGATACATGCGACTATACAGCCAACGAAATCGTACTTCCAGCGCTCCTCCAGCTTACGACTCGGCACTGATAGCTCTTGCCCAGTTTCCTCCCGCTGAAATCTTAGACATGGCACTTGACCTCTACTTTCGCAACTTTCATCCGCTTGTACCCTTTATCCATGTCCCAACCTTTTCCGCCAGAAACACTAGTCCTTTGGTGCTCTATGTCATGTGTCTAATCGGGATGACTTTCCTAGGAACACAGGGTACAGCTTCTTTCGTATCTAAGAATTTCACT TTCGTCCTGGAGAAACTTACGGCTGAATTGGCCATGTGTTCTGTTGGCACTGAAAGCTCGGGAAACGCTATGTCGGCATTTGCAGCAGCCGCTCTTTTCCTTAATCTAGCTGCTCTGACTGGG GAGAAGGGCCATATTGAGAAAAGCCAGATGCTCTATGTCAACCTCATATCG GTTGCACAAAGGCACGGTTTGTTTTCGGCTACCGAAGGTCAATTGCTCGACAAAAGTATGTTTGAAAGCATTACAGACAATGTTCTAAGATGGAAAGCCTGGAGCAAAGTAGAATCTGTTAAACG ATTAATTATTGCACTGCTCGTCCTGGATGCCTGGCTATCATCCTTCCTATCCACGAGCCCCATCATCGTCTCCGATAATATTCAGCTCATTCTGCCATGTAGTGAAGTGCTCTTCGAAGCCAAAGATCCAACGCAGTGGGTACAATTGATTCGTGGGGGCCAGTGCATGTTAATGCCCTCTGTGCTGTCTCCGTCAGAAAATGTGGAGATCGCACCATTGGACAGCCGTGTCGATAATTTGGGCTTGTATGCAGTATTATCGATGGTGCAGCTTAAGCTCTCGGAGTCGTATCATCGCCTCCTGTCTAATCGCGCAAGCTACCCATTTGCTCCATGTCACACCTATGCCATGGATGGTCGTGCCAGATGTCTCTCAACTCTTCAAATCCAGATAGCTAGCAAGTACGGTTATATCCAAGGGCGTCTGGACCCAAACGCTAGTATCTTGTGGCATAACATGTGTATGAACCTCACAGCGGATATTCAGATTTTTGAACTGGCTGCGGGACGTGCAGGTCCAGGTCCAGCGCGCATGGCCCTCAACGATATTGCTGCTTGGTCGCAAACACCGGCCGCCCGGAGGGCTTGTCTACACGCAGCCCACGTGTACAAAATTATGATACATCGCAAAGCATCGGATCACATTACGTTTCATTCAGTCTTTTCGCTTTTTACCGCAGCTCTCGTCTTGGGTTTGTACATATACATGGTGCCCAGTAGCACTGAGCCACAAACTGGAGGCACGCCAATCGACATCCTAGATGACATAGACTGGAATAGTCTGTGTGGCGAGGGATTCACCAGCTTTATGGAGCCTAACGGGGCTCAATCTTGTACAGAGTCGGATGAGGCAGCGGTGAACTTCATTCGAAACGGGGGCACCGTATATTTCCGTGGGGTCCCTTTTCAGAGTGGCTATAACTCGGCGCGACGCATTTTGCTGGACTATGCGGGCCTGTTGAAGGATACTGGAAAGTGGAGCGTTCGCAAATTTTCCCACGTGCTCTATATCATGAGCGACGTCCTGATGGATATGGATTGA
- a CDS encoding UMTA methyltransferase family protein: protein MGLVHHIYSLLLERKLHLAPLSESPKRVLDLGTGTGLWAIDFADEHENAQVIGNDLSPIQPKWVPSNCQFEIDDFESDWMYKAPFDYIHARELSGCIGNIDKLFRQVFDHTSSGGYFELQAVSAHFLSDDDTAEKAVTAQEWMKNIREGGRKFGKPLDDACEWKQKLEDIGFADVTETLLKVSERTVYRCGNLTRHGIQVPLGTWPKDARMKEIGKFGFVGELQAIEAYTPALFTRVLGWSEEEMQVMMDKVKEELFDRSLHLYLPVHVVYGRKP from the exons ATGGGCCTAGTGCACCATATATACTCTCTGTTGCTGGAAAGAAAGCTCCATCTGGCGCCTCTTAGCGAGAGCCCCAAACGTGTTCTTGATCTGGGCACTGGGACCGGCTTGTGGGCCATAGATTTCGCTGA TGAACACGAAAATGCTCAGGTTATTGGTAATGATTTGAGTCCTATCCAGCCGAAATG GGTACCGTCAAACTGTCAGTTTGAGATAGACGACTTCGAATCAGACTGGATGTATAAAGCGCCATTCGACTATATCCATGCGCGTGAACTGTCCGGGTGCATAGGCAACATCGACAAGCTTTTTCGGCAAGTATTTGACCATACAAGTTCTGGAGGTTACTTTGAACTCCAAGCTGTCAGCGCCCATTTCTTATCCGATGATGATACTGCTGAGAAGGCTGTCACTGCTCAAGAGTGGATGAAAAACATCCGTGAGGGTGGTCGAAAATTCGGTAAGCCGTTGGATGACGCTTGTGAATGGAAACAGAAATTGGAAGATATTGGTTTCGCGGACGTTACAGAAACGTTACTTAAGGTTAGTGAGCGAACGGTATACCGGTGTGGCAATCTAACTCGGCATGGAATACAGGTACCCCTTGGTACTTGGCCTAAGGACGCgagaatgaaagaaatcgGGAAGTTTGGGTTCGTTGGAGAGTTGCAAGCTATTGAGGCTTATACACCTGCACTATTCACGCGAGTCCTTGGTTGGAGTGAAGAGGAGATGCAAGTAATGATGGAcaaggtcaaggaagagctCTTTGATCGATCACTGCATTTATACCTTCCAGTCCATGTTGTATATGGTCGGAAACCTTGA